The following coding sequences lie in one Saccharopolyspora hordei genomic window:
- the trxA gene encoding thioredoxin — translation MAGNTVTVDANSFKSEVLESDKPVLVDFWATWCGPCKMVAPVLEEIAAEHGDKITVAKLDIDQNPSISRDYQVMSVPTLLLFKDGQPVKQIVGAKPKAALLSDLADYL, via the coding sequence ATGGCCGGCAACACCGTGACCGTCGACGCCAACAGCTTCAAGAGCGAGGTCCTGGAGAGCGACAAGCCCGTGCTGGTCGACTTCTGGGCCACCTGGTGCGGCCCGTGCAAGATGGTCGCCCCGGTCCTGGAGGAGATCGCCGCCGAGCACGGCGACAAGATCACCGTCGCCAAGCTCGACATCGACCAGAACCCCAGCATCTCGCGCGACTACCAGGTGATGTCCGTCCCGACGCTGCTGCTGTTCAAGGACGGGCAGCCGGTCAAGCAGATCGTCGGCGCCAAGCCGAAGGCGGCGCTGCTGTCCGAC
- the trxB gene encoding thioredoxin-disulfide reductase, with amino-acid sequence MTGDVRNVIIVGSGPAGYTAAVYAARAELEPLVFEGTQFGGALMTTTDVENYPGFKDGIMGPDLMEQMRSQAERFGAELRAEDVERLDLTGEVKTVLANGVEYRAKAVILAMGAAARYLGVPGEERLLGHGVSACATCDGFFFRDQDIAVVGGGDSAMEEATFLTRFARSVTIIHRRDEFRASKIMLERARGNDKIKWLTNKTVTEVLGEGSVSGLTLRDTVTGETSELAVTGMFVAIGHDPRSELVRDQVTVDDEGYVQVQQPTTHTGVPGVFAAGDLVDRTYRQAITAAGSGCAAAIDAERWLAEHDTPAAEVATELVGGGYGAAN; translated from the coding sequence GTGACTGGCGACGTCCGCAACGTGATCATCGTGGGCTCCGGTCCGGCCGGGTACACCGCTGCGGTGTACGCCGCGCGGGCGGAGCTCGAACCACTGGTCTTCGAGGGGACCCAGTTCGGTGGTGCGTTGATGACCACCACCGACGTGGAGAACTACCCCGGTTTCAAGGACGGGATCATGGGTCCCGACCTGATGGAGCAGATGCGTTCCCAGGCCGAGCGCTTCGGCGCCGAGCTGCGCGCCGAGGACGTCGAGCGCCTCGACCTGACCGGTGAGGTGAAGACGGTCCTGGCCAACGGCGTGGAGTACCGCGCCAAGGCGGTCATCCTGGCCATGGGCGCGGCCGCGCGCTACCTGGGCGTGCCGGGCGAGGAGCGGCTGCTCGGCCACGGCGTGTCGGCCTGCGCGACCTGCGACGGCTTCTTCTTCCGCGACCAGGACATCGCCGTGGTCGGCGGCGGTGACTCGGCGATGGAGGAGGCCACCTTCCTGACCCGCTTCGCGCGGTCGGTGACGATCATCCACCGCCGCGACGAGTTCCGCGCCTCCAAGATCATGCTGGAGCGGGCCCGCGGCAACGACAAGATCAAGTGGCTGACCAACAAGACGGTCACCGAGGTGCTCGGTGAGGGCAGCGTCAGCGGGCTCACGCTGCGCGACACGGTCACCGGCGAGACCTCCGAGCTGGCGGTGACCGGCATGTTCGTCGCCATCGGGCACGACCCGCGCAGCGAGCTGGTGCGCGACCAGGTCACCGTCGACGACGAGGGCTACGTGCAGGTCCAGCAGCCCACCACGCACACCGGCGTCCCCGGTGTGTTCGCGGCCGGCGACCTGGTGGACCGCACCTACCGGCAGGCCATCACCGCCGCCGGCTCGGGCTGCGCCGCGGCCATCGACGCCGAGCGCTGGCTCGCCGAACACGACACGCCGGCCGCTGAGGTCGCCACCGAGCTCGTCGGCGGCGGCTACGGCGCGGCGAACTGA
- a CDS encoding anti-sigma factor family protein, translated as MSGEHRRAGAPQGPPWSLDQLADLHAGVLDEQTAEELRNQVQDDPEAQEILAALEATSADLAALPSLTIPDDVSARIEAALEDEVRAWTEQQQTAAPTAPAGGGQVVDFAAAKQRRRRRFTLGAGLVGVAAAAAAVVFAVLPTGTRDSGVPQAQPPAPAPGSKPPLALQGGQVHLTGPQFADALTSQQYLGALNEPQQLLGCLQANGVTSGKPLGAREITLDGRPAQLLVLPTGEAGRFRLLTVAPDCGPDNPATISDSTFGG; from the coding sequence ATGAGTGGCGAACACCGGCGCGCGGGGGCGCCGCAGGGGCCACCGTGGTCCCTGGACCAGCTAGCGGATCTCCACGCCGGGGTGCTCGACGAGCAGACCGCTGAAGAGCTGCGCAACCAGGTCCAGGACGACCCGGAGGCCCAGGAGATCCTGGCGGCGCTGGAGGCCACCAGCGCAGACCTCGCCGCGCTGCCGTCGCTGACGATCCCCGACGACGTGTCGGCACGCATCGAGGCCGCGCTGGAAGACGAGGTCCGGGCCTGGACCGAGCAGCAGCAGACCGCCGCGCCGACCGCTCCGGCCGGCGGCGGCCAGGTGGTCGACTTCGCGGCGGCCAAGCAGCGCCGCAGGCGGCGCTTCACCCTCGGCGCCGGGCTGGTCGGCGTCGCCGCCGCAGCCGCCGCGGTCGTGTTCGCGGTGCTGCCCACCGGCACGCGGGACAGCGGCGTGCCCCAGGCGCAGCCGCCGGCCCCGGCACCCGGCTCGAAACCACCGCTGGCGCTGCAGGGCGGGCAGGTCCACCTCACCGGCCCGCAGTTCGCCGACGCGCTCACCAGCCAGCAGTACCTCGGTGCGCTCAACGAACCCCAGCAGCTCCTCGGGTGCCTGCAGGCCAACGGCGTGACCAGCGGCAAGCCGCTCGGCGCGCGGGAGATCACGCTCGACGGACGACCGGCCCAGCTGCTGGTGCTGCCCACCGGCGAAGCCGGCCGGTTCCGCCTCCTCACCGTCGCCCCGGACTGCGGTCCGGACAACCCCGCCACGATCTCGGACTCCACCTTCGGCGGCTGA
- the sigM gene encoding RNA polymerase sigma factor SigM, protein MSVPVRSDAELIAAHTNGDPHAFSELFRRHRDRLWAVALRTMRDPEDAADALQDAMISAFRNASSFRAESQVTTWLHRIVVNACLDRIRRKQARPTVPLPEAGPAEPAVPRDAIAEQDTKMAVQDALAELPEDQRTAIVLVDVEGYSVAEAAAVFGIAEGTVKSRCARGRAKLAKLLGHLRNPSADANVPDDAIAMRRREGR, encoded by the coding sequence GTGTCTGTCCCCGTGAGATCGGACGCCGAACTCATCGCGGCGCATACCAACGGAGATCCACACGCGTTCTCCGAGCTCTTCCGCCGACATCGGGATCGGCTGTGGGCTGTTGCGCTGCGCACCATGCGCGACCCCGAAGACGCCGCCGATGCGCTCCAGGACGCGATGATCTCGGCCTTCCGCAACGCTTCGTCGTTCCGCGCCGAATCCCAGGTGACCACCTGGTTGCACCGGATCGTGGTCAACGCCTGCCTGGACCGCATCCGCCGCAAGCAGGCCCGCCCGACCGTACCGCTGCCCGAGGCCGGCCCGGCCGAGCCGGCGGTGCCCCGTGACGCCATCGCCGAGCAGGACACCAAGATGGCCGTGCAGGACGCGCTCGCCGAGCTCCCCGAGGACCAGCGGACCGCGATCGTGCTCGTGGACGTCGAGGGGTACTCGGTGGCCGAGGCGGCGGCCGTCTTCGGCATCGCCGAGGGCACGGTGAAGAGCCGGTGCGCGAGGGGGCGTGCCAAGCTCGCCAAACTTCTGGGACACCTGCGGAACCCAAGTGCAGATGCGAACGTCCCAGATGACGCGATTGCCATGCGTCGACGGGAGGGACGATGA
- a CDS encoding protein kinase family protein, giving the protein MTSKPPTEQIAADRDDSGDEGSAEQVLTPGRVLDHGRYRLLSRIGADERCNAQLWRAKDGVLGRDVALTILVGDRADAEAASAARRTLERAMHASTFNHVGVARVLDVVTQSSGDPDGVLGIVIAEWTHGTDLLDLVAEGPLPPGTAARLLQPLAAAVEAAHHAGLVLGADHPQRIRVTPDGEIRMAFPGPMAHATSSDDVRGLGAALYLLLTGRWALGDAPKGLPTAPTGPDGTVVAPRTLRPTVPLELSTVAVRALGNPDSTGTTGGVRTGAAVLRVLEQHATHDAPGSPGQGAPANDTNEVWRREDPKPDETKRKKLAISVGVLAVATLLVVAWIATSLIGVFTDSGRNSGTGQVIGEAGNHPGGEEKPPAVPVQITGAQAYNTNGQPDTPNRIPYLFDGDPGTYWSTAEYRQQLGPGGISDGTGAVLRLAHPAVLRELVIDSPSAGAQVEVRQVGGSADLTDAKVIGQAQLNAGQTTIALSSDSAAQEVLVLFTQLPSSGGGFQARINEITASGSAA; this is encoded by the coding sequence GTGACCAGCAAACCACCCACCGAGCAGATCGCTGCGGACCGCGACGATTCCGGCGACGAGGGTTCGGCCGAGCAGGTGCTGACCCCGGGCCGCGTGTTGGACCACGGCCGCTACCGGCTCCTTTCCCGGATCGGCGCGGACGAGCGCTGCAACGCGCAGCTGTGGCGCGCCAAGGACGGCGTGCTGGGCCGTGACGTCGCGCTGACGATCCTGGTCGGGGACCGGGCGGACGCCGAGGCCGCGTCCGCCGCACGGCGCACGCTCGAACGCGCCATGCACGCCAGCACGTTCAACCACGTCGGCGTGGCCCGCGTCCTCGACGTCGTCACGCAGTCCTCAGGCGATCCGGACGGCGTCCTCGGCATCGTGATCGCCGAGTGGACGCACGGCACCGACCTGCTCGACCTGGTCGCCGAGGGCCCGCTGCCGCCCGGCACCGCGGCCCGCCTGCTCCAGCCGCTGGCCGCCGCGGTCGAGGCGGCGCACCACGCCGGCCTCGTGCTCGGCGCCGACCACCCGCAGCGGATCCGGGTGACGCCGGACGGCGAGATCCGCATGGCCTTCCCCGGACCGATGGCGCACGCCACCTCCAGCGACGACGTGCGCGGCCTCGGCGCCGCGCTGTACCTGCTGCTCACCGGCCGGTGGGCGCTCGGCGACGCGCCGAAGGGCCTGCCCACCGCCCCGACCGGTCCGGACGGCACCGTGGTCGCGCCGCGCACGCTGCGCCCGACCGTGCCGCTGGAGCTGTCCACCGTCGCGGTGCGCGCCCTGGGCAACCCGGACTCCACCGGCACCACCGGCGGGGTCCGCACCGGGGCAGCGGTGCTCCGCGTCCTGGAGCAGCACGCCACCCACGACGCGCCCGGCTCCCCCGGGCAGGGCGCTCCGGCCAACGACACCAACGAGGTCTGGCGGCGCGAGGACCCCAAGCCCGACGAGACCAAGCGCAAGAAGCTGGCGATCAGCGTCGGCGTGCTGGCGGTGGCCACCCTGCTCGTGGTCGCCTGGATCGCGACCTCGCTCATCGGCGTGTTCACCGACTCCGGCCGCAACAGCGGCACCGGCCAGGTCATCGGCGAGGCGGGCAACCACCCGGGCGGCGAGGAGAAGCCGCCGGCGGTCCCGGTGCAGATCACCGGCGCCCAGGCGTACAACACCAACGGGCAGCCGGACACCCCGAACCGCATCCCGTACCTCTTCGACGGCGACCCCGGGACCTACTGGTCGACGGCGGAGTACCGCCAGCAGCTGGGGCCGGGCGGCATCAGCGACGGCACCGGCGCAGTGCTCCGGCTCGCCCACCCGGCGGTGCTGCGGGAGCTCGTCATCGACTCGCCGAGCGCCGGGGCCCAGGTCGAGGTCCGGCAGGTCGGTGGTTCGGCGGACCTGACCGACGCCAAGGTGATCGGCCAGGCGCAGCTGAACGCGGGGCAGACCACGATCGCGCTCTCCAGCGACTCGGCCGCCCAGGAGGTCCTGGTGCTGTTCACCCAGCTGCCGTCCAGCGGCGGCGGGTTCCAGGCCCGGATCAACGAGATCACCGCTTCCGGCAGCGCGGCCTGA
- the murJ gene encoding murein biosynthesis integral membrane protein MurJ has protein sequence MNRDRDAVQPGRGAPPPGTHPTVPIRRPDTAPPRGWHVAETQPIAAVPPEPGMDQAAEQATEQTQVIRPVSPGKPSLLKAGGSMAIATLTSRITGFLWKLLLAGVIGFGVVNDSFNVANTLPNMLFELLIGGVLTSVVVPVLVRARKGDDDGGERFVQQLMTLAAVVLAVGTLLAMVAAPLLTVVLVSESDNSNRDLVTAFAYLLLPQIFFYGLSALVGAVLQSKQVFSPPAWAPVVNNLVVIVTIGALALMPGEISLDPVSMSDPQLLVLGIGVTLGVVCQALVQLPAMRKTGFRLRWRWGWDRRLSEFGGLALWMLGYVAVSQLGLIALSRVASEHAVGAWSTYSYVWMLLQLPYGVIGFSIMTAILPRMSAAAADGDHAKVVDDLSLGNRLSTVTLLPVSAVMTALGVPLSLALFAVKHDMSGQATTLGVALAVSAFGVLPYALTMMQMRTFNALNDARTPTLIMVVMTAAKVLMAVALPVVLEPDQIVYGLTFVNSFTFIVGWLVGEVWLRHRLGPLGSRRFLVTLAKTTVASVVGGLLCWGSVTGVDALVPGPAGAGTGWLQLVVGAAVGLGSIFGLMSVLRVAELQPAIGRLTGLLRRR, from the coding sequence GTGAACCGAGACAGGGATGCCGTGCAGCCGGGCCGAGGTGCCCCGCCGCCCGGAACGCACCCCACCGTGCCGATCCGGCGGCCGGACACCGCCCCGCCGCGCGGGTGGCACGTCGCGGAGACCCAGCCGATCGCCGCGGTGCCGCCCGAGCCCGGCATGGACCAGGCGGCGGAGCAGGCCACCGAGCAGACCCAGGTCATCCGCCCGGTCTCGCCGGGCAAGCCGTCCCTGCTCAAGGCCGGCGGTTCGATGGCCATCGCGACCCTGACCAGCCGGATCACCGGTTTCCTGTGGAAGCTGCTGCTGGCCGGGGTGATCGGCTTCGGGGTCGTCAACGACTCGTTCAACGTGGCCAACACGCTGCCGAACATGCTCTTCGAGCTGCTCATCGGCGGCGTCCTGACCAGCGTCGTGGTGCCGGTCCTGGTGCGCGCCCGGAAGGGCGACGACGACGGCGGCGAGCGGTTCGTGCAGCAGCTGATGACGCTGGCGGCCGTGGTGCTCGCGGTGGGCACGCTGCTGGCGATGGTGGCCGCCCCGCTGCTGACCGTGGTGCTGGTCTCCGAGTCGGACAACTCCAACCGGGACCTGGTCACCGCGTTCGCCTACCTGCTGCTGCCGCAGATCTTCTTCTACGGCCTCAGCGCGCTGGTCGGCGCGGTCCTGCAGTCCAAGCAGGTCTTCAGCCCGCCGGCCTGGGCGCCGGTGGTGAACAACCTCGTGGTCATCGTGACCATCGGTGCGCTGGCGCTGATGCCGGGCGAGATCTCGCTGGACCCGGTGTCGATGTCCGACCCGCAGCTGCTGGTGCTGGGCATCGGCGTCACGCTCGGCGTGGTCTGCCAGGCCCTGGTCCAGCTGCCCGCGATGCGCAAGACCGGGTTCCGGCTGCGCTGGCGGTGGGGCTGGGACCGGCGGCTGTCGGAGTTCGGCGGCCTCGCGCTGTGGATGCTCGGCTACGTCGCGGTCAGCCAGCTCGGCCTCATCGCGCTGAGCCGGGTGGCCAGTGAGCACGCCGTGGGCGCCTGGTCGACCTACAGCTACGTGTGGATGCTGCTGCAGCTGCCGTACGGGGTCATCGGGTTCTCGATCATGACCGCGATCCTGCCGCGGATGAGCGCCGCCGCCGCGGACGGCGACCACGCGAAGGTCGTCGACGACCTGTCGCTGGGCAACCGGCTGTCCACCGTGACCCTGCTGCCGGTCAGCGCGGTGATGACCGCGCTCGGTGTGCCGCTGTCGCTGGCGCTGTTCGCGGTCAAGCACGACATGTCCGGTCAGGCCACCACGCTCGGCGTGGCCCTGGCCGTCTCCGCCTTCGGCGTCCTGCCGTACGCGCTGACGATGATGCAGATGCGCACGTTCAACGCGCTCAACGACGCGCGCACGCCGACGCTGATCATGGTCGTGATGACGGCCGCCAAGGTGCTCATGGCCGTGGCGCTGCCGGTGGTGCTGGAGCCCGACCAGATCGTCTACGGGCTGACCTTCGTCAACTCGTTCACCTTCATCGTCGGGTGGCTGGTCGGCGAGGTCTGGCTGCGGCACCGGCTGGGCCCGCTGGGCAGCCGCCGGTTCCTGGTGACGCTGGCGAAGACGACGGTCGCGTCCGTCGTGGGTGGACTGCTGTGCTGGGGCAGCGTGACCGGTGTGGACGCGCTCGTCCCCGGCCCCGCGGGCGCGGGGACCGGGTGGTTGCAGCTCGTCGTGGGCGCCGCCGTCGGCCTCGGTTCGATCTTCGGGCTCATGTCGGTGCTGCGGGTGGCCGAACTGCAGCCCGCCATCGGGCGGCTCACCGGTTTGCTGCGTCGTCGCTGA
- a CDS encoding DUF6049 family protein — protein MRFLLAALIAVLVFAGLPTGLAPPAAAQDDDQVRLDVTKVTPSVVADGGPGEVVITGRLTNTSDSQITNVEARVQRGAPAADEPAVQRAMRSATPTATETAFSPVADSLAPGQQVPVELHVPLTGPGSLQITDPGVYPLLVNVNGAPDVGGRARIAESTFLLPVLSAPGRPAPPPGHATNVSMLVPIVDHPRLVREALPGLPPKLVDDTLSTSLAPGGRLYDLLQAVTDSAPAGSPLGSALCFAIDPDLLITVRAMQGRYQVGQPGGPTTEGIGSRAAELWLSKLREATSGRCVVALPYADADLAALSRAGLPDLVDIAMDGADLLRDKSLLGAEPRDVLWPVEGALADPASGDLPDTLLMEPHALDIPAGSLDPVRLRGRDMSAVPIDPLLTTALDPLRNTGRRTTDFSPPAGQLESTQNALGALLFRSTQGSVGSATSVMVPPRRWNLRGDDVRNLLDGMKRLTDAGLLRPVPLPEPEPDTLPEADLSYPVEAGSAEVAQPVLEELAAQNFKVGDLYRSSRRDPSIDVEPGRITTPLVNGLLRGASSAWRGRPDTAGHWVDLARGTIEDIFSKVRIEESQTQLVGASPDSPTPLTVANDLPITVEVVFRIPPVPGVQVQDDFGDVATIPANGRRVFWLQTTAQRAGTFFLDVTMTTKDGTQFGSTKRLPYKSGNYGPLILIITLSAGALLVLMSGRRIITRFRARQQRRNGERTEEPRSGESTTDAPETAPIATTDGDRNSS, from the coding sequence GTGAGGTTTCTGCTGGCCGCGCTGATCGCGGTGCTGGTCTTCGCAGGTCTCCCGACGGGCCTGGCCCCTCCGGCGGCGGCCCAGGACGACGACCAGGTGCGACTGGACGTGACCAAGGTCACTCCGTCGGTGGTCGCCGACGGCGGGCCCGGCGAGGTCGTCATCACCGGCCGGTTGACCAACACCAGCGACAGCCAGATCACGAACGTCGAAGCCCGCGTGCAGCGCGGCGCCCCGGCCGCCGATGAACCGGCCGTGCAGCGCGCCATGCGCAGCGCGACACCCACCGCCACCGAGACGGCCTTCAGCCCGGTCGCGGACTCCCTCGCCCCCGGGCAGCAGGTCCCCGTCGAACTGCACGTCCCGCTGACCGGCCCGGGCTCCCTGCAGATCACCGATCCCGGCGTCTACCCGCTGCTGGTCAACGTCAACGGCGCGCCGGACGTCGGCGGCCGCGCGCGGATCGCCGAGTCCACCTTCCTGCTCCCGGTGCTCAGCGCCCCCGGTCGTCCCGCACCGCCGCCCGGGCACGCCACGAACGTCAGCATGCTGGTGCCGATCGTCGACCACCCGCGGTTGGTGCGGGAGGCGCTGCCCGGCCTGCCGCCGAAGCTGGTCGACGACACGTTGTCCACCTCGCTGGCCCCCGGCGGGCGGCTGTACGACCTGCTGCAGGCGGTCACCGACAGCGCGCCCGCGGGATCGCCGCTGGGCAGCGCGCTGTGCTTCGCCATCGACCCGGACCTGCTCATCACCGTCCGCGCCATGCAGGGCCGCTACCAGGTGGGGCAGCCGGGCGGCCCGACCACCGAGGGCATCGGCTCCCGCGCGGCCGAGCTGTGGCTGTCCAAGCTGCGGGAAGCCACCTCGGGCCGGTGCGTGGTCGCGCTGCCCTACGCCGACGCCGACCTGGCGGCGCTGTCCCGCGCCGGGCTGCCCGACCTGGTCGACATCGCGATGGACGGCGCCGACCTGCTCAGGGACAAGAGCCTGCTCGGGGCCGAACCGCGCGACGTGCTGTGGCCCGTCGAGGGGGCGCTCGCCGACCCGGCCAGCGGCGACCTGCCCGACACCCTGCTCATGGAGCCGCACGCGCTGGACATCCCGGCCGGGTCGCTGGACCCGGTGCGGCTGCGCGGCCGCGACATGTCCGCGGTGCCGATCGACCCGCTGCTGACCACCGCGCTCGACCCGCTGCGCAACACCGGGCGGCGGACCACCGACTTCTCCCCGCCGGCCGGGCAGCTGGAGTCGACGCAGAACGCGCTCGGCGCCCTGCTGTTCCGGTCGACGCAGGGCTCGGTCGGCAGCGCCACCTCGGTCATGGTGCCGCCGCGCCGCTGGAACCTCCGCGGTGACGACGTGCGCAACCTGCTCGACGGCATGAAGCGGCTCACCGACGCCGGGCTGCTGCGCCCCGTGCCGCTGCCCGAGCCGGAGCCCGACACGCTGCCCGAGGCCGACCTGAGCTACCCGGTGGAGGCCGGCTCGGCGGAGGTGGCGCAGCCGGTGCTGGAGGAGCTGGCCGCGCAGAACTTCAAGGTCGGCGACCTGTACCGGTCGTCCCGGCGGGACCCGTCCATCGACGTGGAACCGGGCCGGATCACCACGCCGCTGGTCAACGGCCTGCTGCGCGGTGCGTCCAGCGCGTGGCGCGGGAGGCCCGACACCGCGGGCCACTGGGTGGACCTGGCCCGCGGGACCATCGAGGACATCTTCAGCAAGGTCCGCATCGAGGAGTCGCAGACCCAGCTGGTCGGCGCCTCGCCGGACAGCCCGACCCCGCTGACCGTGGCCAACGACCTGCCGATCACGGTCGAGGTGGTGTTCCGCATCCCGCCGGTGCCGGGCGTGCAGGTGCAGGACGACTTCGGTGACGTGGCGACCATCCCGGCGAACGGGCGGCGGGTGTTCTGGCTGCAGACCACGGCGCAGCGGGCCGGCACCTTCTTCCTCGACGTCACGATGACCACCAAGGACGGCACCCAGTTCGGCAGCACCAAGCGCCTGCCGTACAAGTCCGGCAACTACGGCCCGTTGATCCTGATCATCACGCTGAGCGCCGGTGCCCTGCTGGTGCTGATGTCCGGGCGGCGGATCATCACCCGGTTCCGGGCCAGGCAGCAGCGCCGCAACGGGGAGCGGACCGAGGAGCCCCGATCGGGGGAGAGCACCACGGACGCGCCGGAAACCGCGCCGATCGCCACCACCGACGGTGATCGGAACTCGAGCTGA
- a CDS encoding NUDIX hydrolase yields the protein MPPSPGRSGGAQPGRRNRRRRRRLRTVDETSAGGLVVNGREGLAAIIGRLDRKGRLLWSLPKGHIEAGETPEQTAVREVAEETGIIGRVVSPIGTIDYWFVAGNRRVHKTVHHFLLDAVGGELSDEDVEVTEVAWVPLGELDEVLAYADERRLVRRALSLRGDGADRTGDRFWVRPARGSGTEPG from the coding sequence ATGCCCCCGTCGCCCGGCCGCTCCGGCGGTGCCCAGCCGGGGCGTCGGAACCGACGCCGGCGGCGCAGGCTGCGGACCGTCGACGAGACCTCCGCCGGGGGACTGGTGGTGAACGGCCGCGAAGGGCTCGCTGCCATCATCGGGAGGCTGGACCGCAAGGGCCGGCTCCTGTGGTCGCTGCCGAAGGGGCACATCGAGGCTGGTGAGACCCCGGAGCAGACGGCGGTGCGCGAGGTCGCCGAGGAGACCGGCATCATCGGTCGGGTCGTGAGCCCGATCGGCACCATCGACTACTGGTTCGTCGCGGGCAACCGGCGCGTACACAAGACCGTGCACCACTTCCTGCTGGACGCGGTGGGTGGTGAGCTTTCCGACGAGGACGTGGAGGTCACCGAGGTGGCGTGGGTGCCGCTTGGTGAACTGGACGAGGTGCTGGCCTACGCCGACGAGCGTCGGCTGGTCCGCCGCGCGCTGAGCCTGCGCGGCGACGGTGCGGACAGGACGGGCGACCGCTTCTGGGTCCGCCCGGCGCGAGGCAGCGGGACGGAGCCAGGGTGA
- a CDS encoding CCA tRNA nucleotidyltransferase — MSSSPSHHDSAASAELQARERQAQRNAVVELVRVAPVAEELGERFTAAGHRLYLVGGSVRDALLGRLGTDLDFTTDARPERVRELLSGWAETIWDTGIEFGTLGAYRHGTTVEITTFRADTYDRVGRNPEVDFGDTIEGDLVRRDFTVNAMAIELPSRSFVDLHDGMADLVARRLDTPAAPEDSFADDPLRMLRAARFVSQLGFTASDRVVRAMTDMAGEIARITPERVQVELSKLLCGEFPRRGVELLVDTGLADHVLPELPAMKLEIDEHHQHKDVYRHSLTVLDQAIDLERAADPDGEPDLVLRLAALLHDIGKPATRRFEPGGGVSFHHHEVVGAKMARKRLRALRYPKDVINQVSDLVYLHLRFHGYSDGQWTDSAVRRYVNDAGPLLPRLHKLVRADCTTRNKRKAAALQRAYDDLEERIARIAAEEDLAKVRPDLDGNEIMQLLGVDPGPVVGKAWKHLKELRLDRGPLSREEAVEELYRWAEEQGIEVPRS, encoded by the coding sequence ATGTCGTCCTCCCCCTCGCACCACGACTCCGCCGCGTCCGCCGAGCTGCAGGCGCGGGAACGCCAGGCGCAGCGCAACGCCGTGGTCGAGCTCGTGCGGGTGGCGCCCGTCGCGGAGGAGCTGGGCGAGCGGTTCACCGCCGCCGGCCACCGGCTGTACCTGGTCGGCGGCAGCGTGCGGGACGCCCTGCTGGGACGGCTCGGCACCGACCTGGACTTCACCACCGACGCGCGGCCCGAGCGGGTGCGCGAGCTGCTGAGCGGGTGGGCCGAGACGATCTGGGACACCGGGATCGAGTTCGGCACGCTCGGCGCGTACCGGCACGGGACGACGGTGGAGATCACCACGTTCCGCGCCGACACCTACGACCGGGTGGGGCGCAACCCCGAGGTGGACTTCGGCGACACCATCGAGGGCGACCTGGTGCGCCGCGACTTCACCGTGAACGCGATGGCCATCGAGCTGCCGAGCCGGTCGTTCGTCGACCTGCACGACGGAATGGCCGACCTGGTGGCGCGGCGGCTGGACACCCCGGCCGCCCCGGAGGACTCCTTCGCCGACGACCCGCTGCGCATGCTGCGCGCCGCCCGGTTCGTCTCCCAGCTCGGGTTCACCGCCAGCGACCGGGTGGTGCGGGCGATGACCGACATGGCCGGTGAGATCGCGCGGATCACCCCGGAGCGGGTGCAGGTGGAGCTGTCGAAGCTGCTGTGCGGCGAGTTCCCGCGGCGCGGTGTCGAGCTGCTGGTGGACACCGGGCTGGCCGACCACGTGCTGCCCGAGCTGCCCGCGATGAAGCTGGAGATCGACGAGCACCACCAGCACAAGGACGTCTACCGGCACTCGCTGACGGTGCTGGACCAGGCGATCGACCTGGAGCGGGCGGCCGACCCGGACGGCGAGCCGGACCTGGTGCTGCGGCTGGCCGCGCTGCTGCACGACATCGGCAAGCCGGCGACCCGGCGCTTCGAGCCGGGCGGTGGGGTGAGCTTCCACCACCACGAGGTGGTCGGCGCGAAGATGGCCCGCAAGCGGCTGCGCGCGCTGCGCTACCCCAAGGACGTCATCAACCAGGTCTCCGACCTGGTGTACCTGCACCTGCGGTTCCACGGCTACAGCGACGGCCAGTGGACGGACTCGGCGGTGCGGCGCTACGTCAACGACGCGGGCCCGCTGCTGCCCCGGCTGCACAAGCTGGTGCGCGCCGACTGCACGACGCGCAACAAGCGGAAGGCGGCGGCGCTGCAGCGCGCCTACGACGACCTCGAGGAGCGCATCGCCCGGATCGCGGCCGAGGAGGACCTGGCGAAGGTCCGGCCCGACCTGGACGGCAACGAGATCATGCAGCTGCTCGGCGTCGACCCCGGCCCGGTGGTCGGCAAGGCCTGGAAGCACCTGAAGGAGCTGCGTCTGGACCGCGGGCCGCTGTCCCGCGAGGAGGCCGTCGAGGAGCTCTACCGGTGGGCCGAGGAGCAGGGCATCGAGGTCCCGCGTTCCTGA